The following are encoded together in the Lachnospiraceae bacterium genome:
- a CDS encoding bifunctional riboflavin kinase/FAD synthetase, which yields MQVIRETVQTAMRKQAEPAVVVLGNFDGVHRGHRLLLEQADQIAKRQGLLRRVLTFAPHPKQAMGQEGFKLIYEEEQKIALMKETGLVDELILLTFDQKLQGMPAKEFFASVLQQRCHAQAVVVGDNFRFGRGGEGDAALLQGLCEESGKQCAVVSRRKAGDIPISSSRIRTLLEAGQLEEAALLLGRPYFVEGTVKKGKQLGQKMQTPTINIPMEEKRLAPKSGVYISKTYIGKECFPSISNVGHNPTVGGESLRTETHILDFSGDLYGCRIRVELLKFLRPEIRFESVEALYYQLAKDVKRAKDYFLEENHEEI from the coding sequence ATGCAGGTGATCAGAGAGACCGTGCAAACGGCCATGAGAAAGCAGGCAGAGCCGGCGGTTGTCGTATTGGGGAATTTTGACGGTGTACACCGAGGGCACCGGCTGCTGCTCGAACAAGCGGATCAGATAGCTAAGCGGCAGGGGCTTTTGCGGCGCGTCCTCACCTTTGCGCCGCATCCCAAGCAGGCCATGGGGCAGGAAGGCTTTAAGCTGATCTATGAGGAAGAGCAAAAAATTGCCCTGATGAAAGAAACAGGGCTGGTGGACGAGCTGATCCTTTTAACCTTTGATCAGAAGCTGCAGGGCATGCCGGCCAAAGAATTTTTTGCGTCTGTTTTGCAGCAGCGCTGCCACGCACAGGCGGTGGTCGTAGGAGATAATTTCCGGTTTGGCCGCGGCGGAGAAGGGGATGCCGCTTTGCTGCAGGGGCTTTGCGAAGAAAGCGGAAAGCAGTGTGCGGTCGTCAGCAGAAGAAAGGCAGGCGATATACCGATCTCCAGCAGCAGGATTCGGACGCTTTTGGAAGCTGGACAGCTGGAAGAGGCAGCCTTATTGCTGGGACGGCCGTATTTTGTGGAAGGAACCGTAAAAAAGGGCAAGCAGCTAGGGCAGAAAATGCAGACCCCGACGATCAATATCCCCATGGAGGAAAAGCGGCTGGCGCCGAAAAGTGGCGTTTATATTTCAAAAACATATATTGGGAAAGAGTGCTTTCCCAGCATTTCTAATGTGGGACACAATCCGACGGTGGGCGGAGAAAGCCTGCGCACAGAAACGCATATTTTGGATTTTTCCGGTGATCTGTATGGATGCAGGATCCGCGTAGAGCTTTTAAAGTTTCTGCGGCCGGAAATTCGGTTTGAAAGCGTAGAGGCGCTTTATTATCAGCTGGCTAAGGATGTAAAGCGTGCAAAGGATTATTTTTTGGAGGAGAATCATGAAGAAATATAG
- the truB gene encoding tRNA pseudouridine(55) synthase TruB, giving the protein MELNGVINLYKEKGFTSHDAIAVLRGILKVKKIGHTGTLDPDATGVLPVCVGKATKVAQLIMGSDKEYIAELAFGSETDTQDASGKVLQTFDYEYDPRKVEEAVQSFAGSYDQVPPMYSALKVGGMKLYELAREGMEVERASRTVQIQEIALLAQSAAGAKIRVRCSKGTYIRTLCEDIGRQLGYGAHMLSLERVQTGPYRVEDSYRIDEIRTLQQQGRSAEFLQDLNALFMDLAVKQVIPEEDILLRNGNYLTYPAAEVGAQMGQVFRMQTSDGKLAGLYRVTELLGEQTRLRAYKMFV; this is encoded by the coding sequence ATGGAACTAAATGGCGTCATCAATCTTTATAAGGAAAAGGGCTTTACCTCCCACGATGCAATTGCGGTGCTGCGCGGCATTTTGAAGGTTAAAAAAATCGGACATACCGGAACGCTGGATCCAGATGCGACAGGCGTGCTGCCGGTCTGCGTCGGCAAAGCAACCAAGGTAGCGCAGCTCATTATGGGGAGCGACAAGGAGTACATCGCGGAGCTCGCCTTTGGCAGCGAGACAGATACGCAGGATGCCTCGGGCAAAGTGCTGCAAACCTTTGACTATGAGTATGATCCCCGAAAGGTGGAGGAGGCCGTGCAGTCCTTTGCCGGCAGCTACGATCAGGTTCCGCCCATGTATTCAGCGCTCAAGGTAGGCGGGATGAAGCTCTATGAGCTGGCGCGCGAGGGCATGGAGGTCGAACGTGCCTCCCGGACGGTGCAGATCCAAGAGATTGCCCTTTTAGCACAGAGCGCCGCAGGCGCAAAAATTCGCGTGCGCTGCTCTAAAGGGACGTATATCCGTACGCTGTGTGAGGATATTGGCCGGCAGTTAGGCTACGGAGCCCATATGCTGAGTCTGGAGAGGGTCCAGACAGGGCCTTACCGGGTAGAGGACAGCTACCGGATCGATGAGATCCGGACCCTGCAGCAGCAGGGCAGAAGCGCAGAATTTTTACAGGATCTGAATGCATTATTTATGGATCTGGCAGTGAAGCAGGTGATTCCAGAGGAGGATATTTTGCTGCGAAACGGCAACTATCTGACATATCCAGCCGCAGAGGTGGGCGCTCAGATGGGCCAGGTGTTTAGAATGCAGACCTCCGATGGAAAGCTGGCCGGTCTATACCGGGTGACGGAGCTGCTGGGCGAGCAGACACGCCTGAGAGCCTATAAGATGTTTGTGTAA
- a CDS encoding bifunctional oligoribonuclease/PAP phosphatase NrnA, protein MSREEFAKQLLRFMSRYDRFLLSGHIRPDGDSVGVCTAMALALQNMGKEACIVFDGDASRYTSIVPRVPALPEELAVKDAGKFFKTGTSYAFMMMDCSEPERTGRAADAIMTAEASMTIDHHITSKETADFNYTEAQTGSTCEILYALFKLAQVPITQEMATALFMGAAFDTGGFRHSNTTADTYAMAADLKAKGVDSTFLLNYLFHTRKFIEARAMSAALKNAKLYEGGILISCMTQRDFFMMGMNAKDADGVVGSLMEIEEAQVACYLREIEDGLIRVNMRSRETVNVARIAQLFGGGGHVQAAGCTVEEPMLLVKEKLLEAIRRQLTEEVKA, encoded by the coding sequence ATGAGCCGGGAAGAATTTGCGAAGCAGCTGCTTCGGTTTATGAGCCGGTATGACCGCTTTTTGCTGAGCGGTCATATCCGGCCCGACGGCGACAGTGTGGGCGTTTGCACAGCCATGGCGCTGGCACTGCAGAATATGGGCAAGGAGGCCTGCATTGTATTTGACGGCGATGCAAGCCGGTATACGAGTATCGTGCCTCGGGTTCCGGCTCTGCCGGAGGAGCTGGCAGTTAAAGATGCCGGAAAGTTCTTTAAAACAGGGACAAGCTATGCGTTTATGATGATGGACTGCTCAGAACCGGAGCGCACCGGGCGGGCGGCGGATGCGATCATGACGGCTGAGGCCAGTATGACGATCGATCATCATATTACCAGCAAGGAAACGGCAGATTTTAATTATACAGAAGCCCAAACGGGCTCGACATGTGAAATTCTGTATGCGCTTTTCAAGCTGGCGCAGGTGCCGATCACGCAGGAGATGGCGACCGCGCTGTTTATGGGAGCGGCCTTTGATACAGGAGGCTTCCGCCACAGCAATACGACGGCAGATACCTACGCCATGGCGGCCGATCTGAAGGCAAAGGGCGTTGACAGCACCTTTTTGCTGAATTATCTTTTCCACACGCGCAAGTTTATCGAAGCAAGGGCCATGAGCGCCGCGCTGAAAAACGCTAAGCTTTATGAAGGAGGCATCCTGATCTCCTGCATGACGCAGCGGGACTTCTTTATGATGGGAATGAATGCGAAGGATGCAGACGGCGTCGTCGGCAGTCTGATGGAGATCGAAGAGGCGCAGGTGGCCTGTTATCTGCGCGAGATCGAGGACGGCCTGATCCGCGTGAATATGCGGTCAAGAGAAACAGTGAATGTGGCCCGCATCGCGCAGCTTTTTGGCGGCGGCGGCCATGTGCAGGCAGCCGGCTGCACAGTAGAAGAGCCGATGCTGCTGGTTAAGGAAAAGCTGCTGGAGGCAATCCGCCGCCAGCTGACAGAGGAAGTCAAGGCGTGA
- the rbfA gene encoding 30S ribosome-binding factor RbfA, whose amino-acid sequence MQTRRNQNRGVRINEAVREEMALILRDLKDPRIDMMTSIVKTDITRDLKYCKIYVSVLGDEVKKEEVQAALKSASGYIRRELARRLNLRNTPELTFLMDDSIEYSIHIGERFKEIQQEDEARHRLQENPEEEA is encoded by the coding sequence ATGCAGACAAGAAGAAATCAAAACAGAGGCGTGCGGATCAATGAAGCGGTGAGAGAGGAAATGGCGCTTATTTTGCGCGATCTTAAGGATCCTCGCATCGATATGATGACCTCCATCGTGAAAACGGATATCACACGGGATCTGAAATACTGCAAGATCTATGTGAGCGTTCTGGGAGACGAGGTCAAAAAGGAAGAGGTGCAGGCAGCCCTAAAGTCGGCCAGCGGTTATATCCGGCGCGAGCTGGCCAGGAGGCTGAATCTGCGCAATACGCCGGAGCTTACTTTCCTCATGGATGATTCGATTGAATACAGCATCCACATAGGCGAGCGCTTCAAGGAGATTCAGCAGGAGGACGAAGCCAGGCACAGGCTGCAGGAAAATCCGGAGGAGGAAGCATGA
- the infB gene encoding translation initiation factor IF-2, protein MAKIRVQQLAKELNVPVQEIMKKLEGLGIFVPNPMSTLEPAEVVKIKSLITGKKITMVRKKVVKTAPAEATEKKAEAKEKPAEAAEEKKAAPAKPAEVKAEAKAEAKAEPAKEEKKPEAVKAAEKPEKAPETKPAEAASAKPEKSASQQSEKAKEEKPAAEAAKARQETAGAQQRGGERRPRTEGGMQDRRQSRSGDGRRTGGARPADGRSSEGRGGENRRYGAQGGERSANGSYNRNAGGRSGDSRGSDNRSGEGRRYNNNNGSGRGSQSGDRSTGGYNRGGQDHRRSEGRRSSADFLDTGLAIPERPKLDEKPVKKNDRIRKEKQKNTATEEYKNKKNKLMQEANYLEDDRLARHKKKGPKKPVERQAVQEEEISIIALPDSMTVKEFADMLHKPINQIIKALMGKGIMAGLNQMIEFEQAEELAMDMGILVEHQVEEDIFAAYANHEEDSEEDMATRPPVVVVMGHVDHGKTSLLDAIRDTKVTEGEAGGITQHIGASVVEIEGRKITFLDTPGHEAFTAMRMRGAQVTDIAILVVAADDGVMPQTVEAINHAKAAGIQIIVAINKMDKPGANPDRVKQELTEHGLIAEDWGGTTICVPVSAKKREGIDNLLEMVLLVADMGELKANPNCLASGTVVESQLDRGRGAVATVLVQRGTLHVGDTIVAGSAFGRVKAMVDDKGRRVKEAGPSKPVEIIGLNEVPAAGETFYHTETEREARLLAEKVSARERTKLIEGNKKVNLNDLFGDIQAGNVKELNIVVKADVQGSVEAVKQSLEKLSNEEVSVKVIHGAVGAVNESDVMLASASNSIIIGFNVRPDASAKSVAEEQKVDVRLYRVIYNAIEDIEAAMKGMLDPEFQEKVIGHAEVRQVFKASGVGTIAGSYVTDGKINRNASARLVRDGIVIHEGALGSLRRFKDDVKEVNTGFECGIMFEKYSDIKEGDVIEAFIMEEIKRD, encoded by the coding sequence GTGGCAAAAATCAGAGTACAACAATTGGCAAAAGAGCTCAACGTACCGGTGCAGGAGATTATGAAAAAGCTGGAGGGGCTGGGAATTTTTGTTCCCAATCCGATGAGCACACTGGAACCGGCGGAGGTAGTGAAGATCAAATCCCTCATTACCGGCAAGAAAATTACAATGGTAAGAAAAAAGGTGGTCAAGACGGCGCCTGCGGAAGCGACGGAAAAGAAGGCAGAAGCCAAGGAGAAGCCGGCAGAGGCGGCTGAAGAGAAAAAGGCAGCGCCTGCAAAACCAGCGGAAGTGAAGGCTGAGGCAAAAGCAGAGGCAAAGGCGGAGCCGGCCAAAGAAGAAAAGAAGCCGGAAGCGGTAAAGGCAGCCGAAAAGCCGGAGAAGGCTCCAGAGACAAAGCCGGCAGAGGCGGCTTCTGCTAAGCCGGAGAAGTCAGCTTCTCAGCAGTCAGAAAAAGCCAAAGAGGAAAAGCCGGCGGCGGAAGCTGCGAAAGCGCGTCAGGAAACAGCAGGAGCGCAGCAAAGAGGCGGTGAGCGCAGACCGCGGACCGAGGGCGGTATGCAGGACAGAAGACAAAGCCGCAGCGGCGACGGAAGGCGCACAGGAGGCGCTCGCCCGGCCGATGGCCGCAGCAGTGAAGGCCGGGGCGGAGAGAATCGCCGGTATGGCGCGCAGGGCGGCGAACGCAGTGCAAACGGCTCTTATAACCGAAATGCAGGCGGCCGCAGCGGTGATAGCCGCGGCAGCGATAATCGGAGCGGTGAAGGCCGGCGCTATAATAACAATAACGGCAGCGGACGAGGCAGCCAGAGCGGCGATAGAAGCACAGGCGGCTATAACAGAGGCGGTCAGGACCATCGCCGCAGCGAAGGCAGAAGGAGCAGCGCTGATTTTCTGGATACGGGCCTGGCGATTCCGGAGCGTCCAAAGCTGGATGAAAAGCCGGTGAAGAAAAATGACCGGATCCGCAAGGAAAAACAGAAAAACACAGCCACTGAAGAATATAAGAATAAGAAAAATAAGCTGATGCAGGAGGCCAATTATCTGGAGGATGACCGTCTGGCCAGACACAAGAAAAAAGGCCCCAAGAAGCCGGTAGAGCGCCAGGCTGTGCAGGAGGAGGAGATCTCTATCATTGCACTGCCGGACAGCATGACGGTAAAAGAGTTTGCCGATATGCTGCACAAGCCGATTAACCAGATCATCAAGGCTTTGATGGGCAAGGGCATTATGGCAGGGCTTAATCAGATGATTGAATTTGAGCAGGCCGAAGAGCTGGCGATGGATATGGGCATTTTGGTAGAGCATCAGGTGGAAGAGGATATCTTTGCCGCCTACGCCAATCATGAAGAGGACAGCGAAGAGGATATGGCAACCAGACCTCCGGTCGTGGTTGTTATGGGACATGTCGATCATGGTAAAACCTCGTTGCTGGATGCGATCCGCGATACCAAGGTCACCGAAGGAGAGGCCGGCGGTATTACGCAGCACATCGGTGCTTCTGTGGTAGAGATTGAGGGACGCAAGATCACATTTTTAGATACGCCCGGACATGAGGCCTTTACGGCCATGCGTATGCGCGGCGCGCAGGTAACCGATATCGCGATCCTAGTAGTGGCCGCAGACGACGGCGTAATGCCGCAGACAGTGGAAGCCATCAATCATGCCAAGGCAGCCGGCATCCAGATCATCGTAGCCATTAACAAGATGGATAAGCCGGGAGCAAATCCGGATCGGGTGAAGCAGGAGCTCACGGAGCACGGCCTGATTGCAGAGGATTGGGGCGGTACGACGATCTGCGTTCCGGTCTCTGCCAAGAAAAGAGAAGGCATTGACAATCTGCTGGAGATGGTGCTTCTGGTGGCAGATATGGGAGAGTTAAAGGCAAATCCCAATTGCTTGGCCTCCGGAACCGTAGTAGAATCTCAGCTAGACCGCGGCCGCGGAGCTGTGGCGACAGTGCTTGTACAGCGCGGAACGCTGCATGTGGGCGATACCATTGTGGCCGGCAGTGCCTTCGGCAGAGTCAAGGCCATGGTGGATGATAAAGGCCGCCGCGTGAAGGAGGCAGGTCCTTCTAAGCCGGTGGAAATCATTGGCCTTAATGAGGTACCGGCGGCAGGAGAAACCTTCTATCATACGGAGACAGAGAGAGAAGCGCGCCTGCTGGCAGAAAAAGTGAGCGCAAGAGAAAGAACGAAGCTGATCGAGGGCAATAAGAAGGTCAACCTGAACGATCTGTTTGGCGATATCCAGGCCGGCAATGTGAAAGAATTAAACATTGTAGTAAAAGCAGATGTGCAGGGCTCGGTAGAAGCTGTGAAGCAGAGTCTGGAGAAGCTTTCCAATGAAGAAGTAAGCGTAAAGGTCATTCACGGTGCGGTCGGTGCTGTCAACGAATCCGATGTAATGCTGGCTTCAGCTTCTAATTCGATTATTATTGGCTTTAATGTACGCCCCGATGCTTCTGCAAAATCCGTAGCCGAAGAGCAGAAGGTAGATGTTCGCTTATACCGCGTTATCTATAATGCCATTGAGGATATCGAAGCAGCCATGAAGGGTATGCTGGATCCGGAATTCCAAGAGAAGGTGATCGGCCATGCCGAAGTGCGGCAGGTGTTTAAGGCTTCTGGAGTAGGCACCATTGCCGGCTCTTATGTAACAGATGGAAAAATCAACCGCAATGCATCGGCACGGCTGGTGCGCGACGGCATTGTCATCCATGAAGGGGCGCTTGGATCGCTGCGGCGCTTTAAGGATGATGTCAAAGAGGTGAATACCGGCTTTGAATGCGGTATCATGTTTGAAAAATACAGCGATATTAAAGAAGGCGATGTGATCGAAGCCTTCATTATGGAAGAAATTAAACGCGACTAA
- a CDS encoding 50S ribosomal protein L7ae, with product MMNEQKKPRALFMLGLCRKAGKSRSGEELCEEAIRSQKACVVLIAQDASPNTYKKFHDKCRFYSVPIIDTPFSKEELGAAMGQTERSCVAICEQGLAKGLTEVLQKNA from the coding sequence ATGATGAATGAACAGAAAAAACCAAGAGCATTGTTTATGCTGGGGCTCTGCCGGAAGGCGGGAAAAAGCCGGAGCGGAGAGGAGCTCTGCGAGGAGGCCATACGAAGCCAAAAGGCGTGTGTGGTGCTGATTGCGCAGGATGCGTCCCCCAATACCTATAAGAAATTCCATGATAAATGCAGGTTTTATTCAGTGCCGATCATCGATACTCCTTTTTCTAAGGAAGAGCTGGGCGCTGCCATGGGGCAGACGGAGCGTTCCTGCGTTGCGATTTGTGAACAGGGCCTGGCTAAAGGATTAACGGAAGTTTTGCAGAAAAATGCATAG
- a CDS encoding YlxR family protein codes for MKMRKTPRRKCMGCQEVQDKKNLIRVVRSPEGEISIDLTGRKAGRGAYLCPKAECLEKAIKTKALERSLEVTMEAALYDTLRKELSDDE; via the coding sequence ATGAAAATGCGAAAAACCCCGAGGCGTAAATGCATGGGGTGTCAGGAAGTGCAGGATAAAAAGAATCTGATCCGCGTTGTGCGGTCTCCGGAAGGAGAAATCAGTATCGATCTGACCGGACGAAAGGCAGGACGGGGCGCATACCTGTGTCCAAAGGCGGAATGTCTGGAGAAGGCGATTAAAACAAAGGCGCTGGAGCGGTCCTTAGAGGTAACGATGGAAGCGGCGCTCTATGATACATTGAGAAAAGAGCTGTCGGATGATGAATGA
- the nusA gene encoding transcription termination/antitermination protein NusA has product MNELIQALEQLQAEKGIDKEVIFEAIEASLVTACKKNFGTSQNVTVNMDRNKGTVRVLAWKNVVEEVTDPALEILVDEAVKINANYKVGDVCEIEVTPKNFGRIAAQNAKQVVVQKLREAERGIVYGEYKGKERDMVSGLIQRKEKGNVYLNLGKIEALLAPKEQIPGEPYAMNQRIKAYVLEVKNGQRGPMVMVSRTHPELIKRLFEQEVPEIHDGIVMIKSISREAGSRSKIAVYSKDPMVDPLGACVGPSGNRVNTIVHELAGEKIDIVIWNEEPARFIAAALSPAEVDRVEVDKEGFTATVVVPDHQLSLAIGKEGQNARLAARLTGYKIDIKSETQAAQEAEEEEYEYEYEFVEEDEDELTMDESIGEEE; this is encoded by the coding sequence ATGAACGAATTGATTCAGGCTTTGGAGCAGCTCCAAGCGGAAAAGGGGATTGACAAAGAGGTCATCTTTGAAGCGATTGAGGCGTCGCTGGTGACAGCCTGTAAAAAGAATTTCGGAACCTCGCAGAATGTCACTGTGAATATGGACCGGAATAAAGGAACTGTTCGGGTGCTGGCCTGGAAGAACGTGGTAGAAGAAGTGACGGATCCGGCGCTGGAGATTCTGGTGGACGAGGCGGTCAAAATCAACGCCAATTATAAGGTGGGCGACGTATGTGAAATAGAAGTAACGCCTAAAAATTTTGGCCGCATTGCGGCCCAGAACGCGAAGCAGGTCGTTGTGCAGAAGCTGCGGGAGGCGGAGCGCGGCATTGTATACGGCGAATATAAGGGTAAGGAACGCGATATGGTGTCGGGACTGATTCAGCGCAAAGAGAAGGGAAATGTGTACCTCAATCTGGGCAAGATCGAGGCGCTTCTGGCACCGAAGGAGCAGATCCCGGGAGAGCCCTATGCGATGAACCAGCGGATCAAGGCCTATGTGCTGGAGGTGAAAAACGGACAGCGCGGCCCGATGGTGATGGTGTCCAGAACGCACCCGGAGCTGATCAAGCGGCTGTTTGAGCAGGAGGTGCCGGAAATTCATGATGGTATCGTGATGATCAAGAGCATTTCCCGCGAGGCCGGCTCCAGATCAAAGATTGCCGTGTACAGCAAGGATCCGATGGTAGATCCGCTGGGGGCCTGCGTGGGCCCAAGCGGAAACCGCGTAAATACCATCGTGCATGAGCTGGCGGGAGAGAAGATCGATATTGTGATCTGGAACGAGGAACCGGCTCGGTTTATCGCTGCGGCGCTGAGCCCGGCAGAGGTGGACCGGGTAGAGGTGGACAAAGAGGGCTTTACGGCTACGGTTGTCGTGCCGGATCATCAGCTTTCTTTGGCGATTGGTAAGGAAGGACAGAACGCGCGGCTGGCAGCGCGGCTGACAGGATACAAAATCGATATCAAGAGTGAAACGCAGGCAGCTCAGGAAGCGGAGGAAGAGGAGTACGAATACGAGTACGAGTTCGTAGAAGAAGACGAAGATGAGCTGACCATGGATGAGAGCATTGGTGAAGAAGAATGA
- a CDS encoding ribosome maturation factor RimP — MHYELVDVDYVKEGPNWYLKVFADKEGGFSINDCVDLSHALEKELEKQDPIETAYILEVSSPGLDRPLKKDKDYARSIGKLVDVKLYQPSEAAGGQKSFQAKLLSYDPQTEAAELELEDGTSLQVMKKEMSSIRLAVVF, encoded by the coding sequence ATGCACTACGAGCTGGTCGATGTGGATTATGTCAAAGAGGGACCCAACTGGTATTTAAAGGTATTCGCCGACAAAGAGGGCGGCTTTTCGATCAACGACTGCGTCGATCTGAGCCATGCGCTGGAGAAAGAGCTAGAAAAGCAGGATCCGATCGAGACGGCCTATATCCTGGAGGTCAGCTCTCCGGGGCTTGACCGGCCCCTTAAAAAAGACAAGGATTATGCCAGAAGCATTGGCAAGCTGGTCGATGTCAAGCTGTATCAGCCGTCAGAGGCGGCCGGAGGCCAAAAAAGCTTTCAGGCCAAGCTTTTGAGCTACGATCCGCAGACAGAAGCAGCAGAGCTGGAGCTGGAGGATGGAACCAGTCTTCAGGTGATGAAAAAAGAAATGTCCAGTATCAGGCTGGCCGTGGTTTTTTAA